The following proteins are encoded in a genomic region of Saccharopolyspora antimicrobica:
- a CDS encoding MFS transporter: protein MSLLARLDRLPLSRPHYLLLLLGGLGYTFDGMDAAVVAFLMPSVQEVWGLTNTQLGLVGSAAPFGFLFGATCAGLLGDRIGRRKVMMWALAAYALFSVIAAVAPNYEIFLVARVLAGFGTGAESAIIAPFLAEFVPAARRGWFVGALAGFFSFGFVGAALLGRFVVQPLPEGWRWAQVITALPILMLLWWRRSLPESPRYLLATGRTAEAEQIVVDLERKVQAATKQPLPPVPETVVDKPAEARKIGLFSALKYLWSGGMAGRTAITWLIWFVITFSYYGFFTWIPTLLVQQGITVTKSFEFSIIIYLAQVPGYFSAAWLGEYLDRKNTIALYLAGAAASAFWMSQMTDPVWITVAAAVLSFFLNGTYAAVYSYTPEVFPTWIRASGTGLSSAFGRFGSIIAPSVIGVFAASLGFAGVFGITTAVLAVGVICTLVFGLSTAGRSLEDLTEPGSPKAAVR from the coding sequence TTGTCCCTGCTAGCAAGGCTGGACCGGCTCCCGCTGAGCCGTCCGCACTACCTGTTGCTGCTGCTCGGCGGCCTCGGCTACACCTTCGACGGGATGGACGCCGCCGTGGTGGCCTTCCTGATGCCGAGCGTGCAGGAGGTGTGGGGCCTGACCAACACCCAGCTCGGCCTGGTCGGCTCGGCCGCCCCGTTCGGCTTCCTGTTCGGCGCCACTTGCGCCGGCCTGCTGGGCGACCGGATCGGCCGCCGCAAGGTGATGATGTGGGCGCTGGCCGCCTACGCCCTGTTCTCCGTCATCGCCGCGGTCGCCCCGAACTACGAGATCTTCCTGGTGGCCCGGGTGCTCGCCGGGTTCGGCACCGGTGCCGAGAGCGCGATCATCGCGCCGTTCCTGGCCGAGTTCGTCCCGGCCGCCCGGCGCGGCTGGTTCGTCGGCGCGCTGGCCGGGTTCTTCTCCTTCGGCTTCGTCGGTGCCGCGCTGCTGGGCCGGTTCGTGGTGCAGCCGCTGCCCGAGGGCTGGCGCTGGGCCCAGGTGATCACCGCGCTGCCGATCCTGATGCTGCTCTGGTGGCGGCGTTCGCTGCCGGAGTCCCCGCGCTACCTGCTGGCCACCGGCCGCACCGCCGAAGCCGAGCAGATCGTGGTGGACCTGGAGCGCAAGGTGCAGGCCGCGACGAAGCAGCCGCTGCCGCCGGTGCCCGAGACGGTCGTGGACAAGCCCGCCGAGGCGCGCAAGATCGGCCTGTTCTCCGCGCTGAAGTACCTGTGGAGCGGCGGGATGGCCGGGCGCACCGCGATCACCTGGCTGATCTGGTTCGTGATCACCTTCTCCTACTACGGGTTCTTCACCTGGATCCCGACGCTGCTGGTGCAGCAGGGCATCACGGTCACCAAGAGCTTCGAGTTCTCGATCATCATCTACCTGGCCCAGGTGCCGGGGTACTTCTCGGCGGCGTGGCTGGGCGAGTACCTGGACCGCAAGAACACCATCGCGCTGTACCTGGCGGGTGCGGCGGCCAGCGCGTTCTGGATGTCGCAGATGACCGACCCGGTGTGGATCACCGTCGCGGCAGCGGTGCTGTCGTTCTTCCTCAACGGCACCTACGCGGCGGTGTACTCCTACACCCCCGAGGTGTTCCCGACCTGGATCCGGGCCTCCGGCACCGGCCTGTCCAGCGCGTTCGGCCGGTTCGGCAGCATCATCGCGCCGTCGGTGATCGGCGTCTTCGCGGCCTCGCTCGGCTTCGCGGGAGTCTTCGGCATCACCACCGCGGTGCTCGCCGTCGGCGTCATCTGCACCCTGGTGTTCGGGTTGTCCACGGCGGGACGGTCGCTGGAGGACCTGACCGAACCCGGCTCGCCGAAGGCGGCCGTCCGGTGA
- a CDS encoding GAF domain-containing protein codes for MNLSAVEEEARREIGVRLFTVLAWLPGRRVLHRAHTSHPDQYPIGGEKSVEIAADWLDRCINRQQPFFGPDAESVRQVFADHALIAELGCGSVINVPVIGADGATLGTLALLDAEHAYGPAQVERAVELAALAAPALAELVQRLDDNQEDS; via the coding sequence GTGAACCTGTCCGCTGTGGAAGAAGAGGCCCGGCGGGAGATCGGCGTCCGGCTGTTCACCGTGCTCGCCTGGCTCCCCGGCAGGCGCGTGCTGCACCGGGCGCACACCAGCCACCCCGACCAGTACCCGATCGGCGGTGAGAAGTCCGTCGAGATCGCCGCGGACTGGCTGGACCGCTGCATCAACCGCCAGCAGCCGTTCTTCGGCCCGGACGCCGAGTCGGTCCGCCAGGTCTTCGCCGACCACGCGCTGATCGCGGAACTCGGCTGCGGTTCGGTGATCAACGTGCCGGTGATCGGAGCCGACGGCGCCACGCTGGGCACCCTGGCCCTGCTCGACGCCGAGCACGCCTACGGCCCGGCTCAGGTGGAACGCGCCGTCGAACTGGCCGCTCTCGCCGCTCCCGCGCTGGCCGAACTGGTCCAGCGCCTCGACGACAACCAGGAGGATTCGTGA
- a CDS encoding metal-dependent hydrolase family protein, which yields MTALLLRSGKLLDVETGEYAEGDLLCADGRIVESGPGLTAPEGARIVDLAGAAVLPGLIDAHVHVTAATADLGALPSWSPSYAAAHAGRIMGQMLDRGFTTVRDASGADFGLADAQAEGLIRGPRLAFCGKALSQTGGHGDSRPRGTGLHDGHQCCAGLGRIADGVDAVRAAARDELRKGAHHIKVMAGGGVASPTDRIDSTQYSMDELRAIVEEADAANRYVAAHAYTARSVSRALRAGIRSIEHGNLIDESNLPEFLEHDAFLVPTLVTYWALKTEGREFGLPEDSWRKVDDVLGAGLAALEMAHRGGVKIAYGSDLLGGMHRHQNEEFRIRCEVQQPLDVIRAATSTAADLLGMTGEIGTLRVGALADLVVVGGDPLADIAKLAEPEHVRHVVQGGHLVSGTER from the coding sequence GTGACCGCCCTGCTGCTGCGCTCCGGAAAGCTGCTCGACGTCGAGACCGGCGAGTACGCCGAGGGCGACCTGTTGTGCGCGGACGGCCGGATCGTCGAGTCCGGGCCCGGGCTGACCGCACCGGAGGGCGCGCGGATCGTGGACCTGGCGGGTGCCGCCGTCCTGCCCGGGCTGATCGACGCGCACGTGCACGTCACCGCCGCCACAGCGGATCTCGGTGCGCTGCCGTCCTGGTCGCCCTCCTACGCCGCGGCGCACGCCGGGCGGATCATGGGGCAGATGCTCGACCGCGGCTTCACCACGGTCCGCGACGCTTCGGGTGCCGACTTCGGCCTGGCCGACGCGCAAGCCGAAGGTCTGATCCGCGGGCCGCGGCTGGCGTTCTGCGGCAAGGCGTTGAGCCAGACCGGCGGCCACGGTGACAGCCGCCCGCGCGGGACCGGATTGCACGACGGCCACCAGTGCTGCGCCGGGCTGGGTCGGATCGCGGACGGGGTGGACGCGGTGCGCGCCGCTGCCCGCGACGAGCTGCGCAAGGGCGCCCACCACATCAAGGTGATGGCCGGGGGAGGAGTGGCGTCACCGACCGACCGCATCGACTCCACCCAGTACTCGATGGACGAACTCCGCGCGATCGTGGAGGAAGCCGACGCCGCCAACCGCTACGTGGCGGCGCACGCCTACACGGCGCGGTCGGTCAGCCGGGCGCTGCGGGCGGGCATCCGCTCCATCGAGCACGGCAACCTCATCGACGAGTCCAACCTGCCCGAGTTCCTCGAGCACGACGCGTTCCTGGTGCCGACGCTGGTGACCTACTGGGCGCTCAAGACCGAAGGGCGCGAGTTCGGACTGCCGGAGGACAGCTGGCGCAAGGTCGACGACGTGCTGGGAGCAGGCCTGGCCGCGCTGGAGATGGCCCACCGCGGCGGCGTCAAGATCGCCTACGGCAGCGACCTGCTCGGCGGCATGCACCGCCACCAGAACGAGGAGTTCCGGATCCGCTGCGAGGTCCAGCAGCCGCTGGACGTGATCCGCGCGGCGACCAGCACGGCGGCCGATCTGCTCGGCATGACCGGCGAGATCGGCACCCTCCGCGTGGGCGCCCTGGCGGACCTGGTGGTCGTCGGCGGAGACCCGCTGGCCGACATCGCCAAGCTCGCCGAACCCGAGCACGTCCGCCACGTCGTGCAGGGCGGCCACCTGGTCTCCGGGACCGAGCGCTGA
- a CDS encoding NAD(P)-dependent oxidoreductase translates to MSNEKNTRVSLLGLGAMGSALAVAVLDAGYPTTVWNRSPGKAGALVERGAVATGSVRDAVAAADVVIACLYDAASVHETLDPVVDQLAGRTLINVTTTSPDQSREIAAWAAGHGIEYLDGGIMAIPSMIGRPGSSILYSGSAAVFEQHRPLLDLWGESAYFGEDAGVASLYDLALLSGMYVMFAGFMHGAAMVAPAGVSAGAFAERASAWIAAMTGSLGQLAAVIDGGDYTVDGQQSLEFSSLDDIIAASAAQGISTEVIDVVQNLIQRQIDAGYGKEAFPRIIESIKHPA, encoded by the coding sequence TTGAGCAACGAGAAGAACACCCGCGTCAGCCTGCTCGGTCTGGGTGCGATGGGCAGTGCGCTGGCCGTCGCGGTCCTCGACGCGGGGTACCCGACGACGGTCTGGAACCGGTCACCGGGCAAGGCCGGTGCGCTGGTCGAGCGGGGCGCGGTCGCCACCGGTTCGGTCCGCGACGCGGTGGCCGCCGCTGACGTGGTCATCGCGTGCCTGTACGACGCCGCCTCGGTCCACGAGACCCTCGATCCGGTGGTCGACCAGCTGGCCGGGCGGACGCTGATCAACGTCACCACGACCTCGCCGGACCAGTCCAGAGAGATCGCCGCCTGGGCCGCCGGGCACGGCATCGAGTACCTGGACGGCGGCATCATGGCCATCCCGTCGATGATCGGCCGGCCGGGTTCGTCGATCCTCTACAGCGGATCGGCGGCGGTGTTCGAGCAGCACCGCCCGCTGCTGGACCTGTGGGGCGAGAGCGCGTACTTCGGCGAGGACGCCGGCGTGGCGTCGCTGTACGACCTCGCGCTGCTGTCGGGGATGTACGTCATGTTCGCCGGTTTCATGCACGGTGCCGCCATGGTGGCGCCCGCGGGCGTGTCGGCGGGCGCGTTCGCCGAGCGGGCATCGGCCTGGATCGCGGCGATGACCGGATCGCTGGGCCAGCTGGCCGCCGTGATCGACGGCGGGGACTACACCGTCGACGGGCAGCAGAGCCTGGAGTTCTCCAGCCTCGACGACATCATCGCCGCCAGTGCTGCCCAGGGCATCAGCACCGAGGTGATCGACGTGGTGCAGAACCTCATCCAGCGCCAGATCGACGCCGGGTACGGCAAGGAGGCCTTCCCCCGCATCATCGAGAGCATCAAGCACCCGGCTTGA
- a CDS encoding winged helix-turn-helix transcriptional regulator, which produces MAKETRRGPYFCGIDAAMDVVSGKWKALIIWELHEHGTRRFAELRRGLPGVTEKMLTQHLREMEQDELVHREVYREVPPKVEYSLTEHGESLNRALAPLGEWGIERSRRIGAETVHDVAN; this is translated from the coding sequence ATGGCGAAGGAAACCCGGCGCGGGCCCTACTTCTGCGGCATCGACGCCGCGATGGACGTGGTGTCCGGCAAGTGGAAGGCGCTGATCATCTGGGAGCTGCACGAGCACGGCACCCGGCGCTTCGCCGAACTGCGGCGCGGCCTGCCCGGCGTGACCGAGAAGATGCTCACCCAGCACCTCCGCGAGATGGAGCAGGACGAGCTGGTGCACCGCGAGGTCTACCGGGAGGTCCCGCCCAAGGTGGAGTACTCCCTGACCGAGCACGGCGAGTCGCTCAACCGCGCGCTGGCGCCGCTCGGTGAATGGGGCATCGAGCGCAGCCGCCGCATCGGCGCGGAGACGGTGCACGACGTCGCGAACTGA
- a CDS encoding terpene synthase family protein, translating into MQAFRLPEFYLSYPARLNPNLERAREHSKTWARRMDMIDAPQHGVDIWTESDLDRHDYALLCAYTHPDADGAELDLITDWYVWVFYFDDHFVELYKRNPDLPGAREHLERLPAFMPVEGPITAEPANPVERGLADLWERTVPSMSADWRRRFAENTKHLLDESLWELTNISENRLSNPIEYIEMRRKVGGAPWSANLVEHAVGAEVPAEIAASRPMQVLRDTFSDAVHLRNDLFSYEREVRDEGELSNGVLVFERFLDCSTQQAAEAVNDLLTSRLHQFEHTALTEVPQLLDERGIDPPGRLAVLGYVKGLQDWQSGGHEWHVQSGRYPEGGASSVLAGPTGLGTSAARIISSLISTAPQRMRSYTRTPFQPVGHVPHREIRLPYPVSLSPHLDLAREHAVEWARSIGIFTDVPAVWDEPAMRANDLPHCAAGLDPDATIEEIDLASAWLTWGTYGDDYYPQVFGHTRDMAGAKALTARLKELMPVEGSSPVVPVNALEHGLADLWLRTAGPLTVDKRRAFRGTVEVMLDSWLWELDNQHQNRIPDPVDYVEMRRRTFGTELTMSLSRFSHGATVPPEIYRTRTIRAMENSATDFATLVNDVYSYRKEIQYEGEVHNAVLVVQNFLDCDLDRAFQVVHDLMDARLRQFERTVDVELPALFAERDLDAEARATLTRYASELQDWMAGILNWHRECRRYFDAELRHNIAVPRPTGLGTSAARLTWDPVVG; encoded by the coding sequence ATGCAGGCCTTCCGGCTGCCGGAGTTCTACCTGTCCTACCCGGCACGGCTGAACCCGAACCTGGAACGGGCCCGGGAGCACAGCAAGACCTGGGCCCGGCGGATGGACATGATCGACGCGCCGCAGCACGGCGTGGACATCTGGACCGAATCGGATCTCGACCGGCACGACTACGCGCTGCTGTGCGCTTACACCCACCCCGACGCCGACGGCGCGGAGCTGGACCTGATCACCGACTGGTACGTGTGGGTGTTCTACTTCGACGACCACTTCGTGGAGCTGTACAAGCGGAATCCGGATCTGCCGGGCGCGCGCGAGCACCTCGAACGGCTGCCCGCCTTCATGCCGGTCGAGGGACCGATCACCGCCGAGCCCGCCAACCCGGTGGAGCGCGGGCTGGCGGACCTGTGGGAGCGCACCGTGCCGTCGATGAGCGCGGACTGGCGGCGGCGGTTCGCCGAGAACACCAAGCACCTGCTGGACGAATCGCTGTGGGAGCTGACCAACATCAGCGAGAACCGGCTGTCCAACCCCATCGAGTACATCGAGATGCGCCGCAAGGTCGGTGGCGCGCCGTGGTCGGCGAACCTGGTGGAGCACGCGGTGGGCGCCGAGGTGCCCGCCGAGATCGCCGCGAGCAGGCCGATGCAGGTGCTGCGCGACACCTTCTCCGACGCGGTGCACCTGCGCAACGACCTGTTCTCCTACGAGCGGGAGGTGCGGGACGAGGGCGAGCTGAGCAACGGCGTGCTGGTCTTCGAGAGGTTCCTCGACTGCTCGACCCAGCAGGCCGCGGAGGCGGTCAACGACCTGCTGACCTCGCGGTTGCACCAGTTCGAGCACACGGCGCTGACCGAGGTGCCGCAGCTGCTCGACGAACGGGGCATCGATCCGCCGGGCAGGCTGGCGGTGCTCGGCTACGTGAAGGGCTTGCAGGACTGGCAGTCCGGCGGCCACGAGTGGCACGTGCAGTCCGGCCGGTACCCCGAAGGCGGCGCCTCCAGCGTGCTGGCCGGGCCGACCGGGCTGGGCACCTCGGCGGCCCGGATCATCTCCTCGCTGATCAGCACCGCACCGCAGCGGATGCGCAGCTACACGCGGACCCCGTTCCAGCCGGTCGGGCACGTGCCGCACCGGGAAATCCGGCTGCCGTACCCGGTTTCGCTCTCGCCGCACCTGGACCTGGCCCGCGAGCACGCCGTCGAGTGGGCGCGCTCCATCGGCATCTTCACCGACGTGCCCGCGGTGTGGGACGAGCCGGCGATGCGCGCCAACGACCTCCCGCACTGCGCCGCCGGTCTCGATCCGGACGCCACCATCGAGGAGATCGACCTGGCTTCGGCGTGGCTGACCTGGGGCACCTACGGCGATGACTACTACCCGCAGGTCTTCGGGCACACGCGCGACATGGCGGGCGCCAAAGCGCTCACCGCGCGCCTCAAGGAGCTCATGCCGGTCGAGGGCAGCAGTCCCGTCGTCCCGGTCAACGCGCTGGAGCACGGGCTCGCGGATCTGTGGCTGCGCACGGCGGGCCCGCTGACGGTGGACAAGCGCCGGGCGTTCCGCGGCACCGTCGAGGTGATGCTGGACAGCTGGCTGTGGGAACTGGACAACCAGCACCAGAACCGGATCCCCGACCCGGTCGACTACGTCGAGATGCGGCGCCGCACCTTCGGGACCGAGCTCACCATGAGCCTGTCCCGGTTCTCCCACGGCGCGACCGTGCCACCGGAGATCTACCGCACCCGCACCATCCGGGCGATGGAGAACTCGGCGACCGACTTCGCGACGCTGGTCAACGACGTGTACTCCTACCGCAAGGAGATCCAGTACGAGGGCGAGGTGCACAACGCGGTGCTGGTGGTGCAGAACTTCCTGGACTGCGACCTGGACCGGGCCTTCCAGGTGGTGCACGACCTGATGGACGCGCGCCTGCGGCAGTTCGAGCGCACCGTGGACGTCGAGCTCCCGGCCCTGTTCGCCGAGCGGGACCTGGACGCCGAAGCCCGCGCGACGCTCACCCGCTACGCCTCGGAGCTGCAGGACTGGATGGCCGGGATCCTCAACTGGCACCGCGAGTGCCGGCGCTACTTCGACGCCGAGCTCCGCCACAACATCGCGGTGCCCCGCCCCACCGGCCTCGGCACCTCGGCCGCGCGCCTCACCTGGGACCCGGTGGTCGGCTAG
- a CDS encoding amidohydrolase codes for MRDVVFAGGPVATMDAARSFTDAVAVRDGRIVAVGRDAVRAHWSSRTEFVDLRGRLLLPGFHDAHVHPVYGGIERLRCDLTDCLDAAQCLRQVEAYQRAHPEAGWVLGGGWDMAQFPGGAPHRAALDQVTGTRPAYLLNRDHHGAWVNTTALRLAGIDRHTPDPPDGRVERDADGEPSGTLHEGATRLVERVLPTTGGAEYLAGLLEGQRHLHSRGVTSWHDAIVGPYLGYDDTLATYLDADRRGLLTGKVRGALWWDRGRGREQIEELRHRRGQARGHRFRAGTVKIMQDGVCENFTAALQLPYLGRHGSGLSFVDSELLAEVVPELADAGFQLHFHAIGDRAVRDVLDALSGARERGLRHQIAHVQVVHPSDVPRFRELGVTATIQPRWAVNDAAMTELTVPRLGHRRAGWQYPFRSLRAAGAVLAAGSDWPVSEADPVLGVHVAVNRSEPGTDDPPFRPDQALDLVDALAAYTAGSAWVNHAERETGTVEVGKAADLVLLDRDPFALPPNEIWRCEVELTMVDGAVVHQRR; via the coding sequence ATGCGCGATGTGGTGTTCGCCGGTGGACCGGTGGCCACAATGGACGCCGCCCGGTCGTTCACCGATGCGGTGGCGGTGCGGGACGGGCGGATCGTCGCCGTCGGACGCGATGCCGTGCGGGCGCACTGGTCCTCGCGCACCGAGTTCGTCGACCTCCGCGGCCGGTTGCTGCTGCCGGGTTTCCACGACGCCCACGTGCACCCGGTCTACGGCGGGATCGAACGGCTGCGCTGCGACCTCACCGACTGCCTCGACGCCGCGCAGTGCCTACGCCAGGTCGAGGCCTACCAGCGCGCGCACCCGGAAGCCGGCTGGGTGCTCGGCGGCGGTTGGGACATGGCGCAGTTCCCCGGCGGCGCACCGCACCGGGCCGCTCTGGACCAGGTGACCGGAACGCGCCCGGCGTACCTGCTCAACCGCGACCACCACGGCGCCTGGGTGAACACCACCGCGCTGCGGCTCGCCGGGATCGACCGGCACACCCCCGACCCGCCGGACGGCCGGGTCGAACGCGACGCCGACGGCGAACCCTCCGGCACCCTGCACGAGGGCGCGACCCGGCTGGTCGAGCGGGTGCTGCCGACGACCGGCGGCGCGGAGTACCTCGCCGGGCTGCTGGAGGGCCAGCGGCACCTGCACTCGCGCGGCGTGACGTCGTGGCACGACGCGATCGTCGGCCCCTACCTCGGCTACGACGACACGCTGGCGACCTACCTGGACGCCGACCGGCGCGGGCTGCTGACCGGCAAGGTGCGCGGCGCGCTGTGGTGGGACCGCGGCCGCGGCAGGGAGCAGATCGAGGAGCTGCGGCACCGCCGCGGTCAGGCGCGCGGACACCGGTTCCGGGCTGGGACCGTGAAGATCATGCAGGACGGCGTGTGCGAGAACTTCACCGCCGCGCTGCAGCTCCCCTACCTCGGCAGGCACGGCAGCGGACTGTCCTTCGTGGACTCCGAGCTGCTCGCCGAGGTGGTGCCGGAGCTCGCCGACGCCGGTTTCCAGCTGCACTTCCACGCCATCGGCGACCGCGCGGTGCGCGACGTGCTGGACGCCCTCTCCGGTGCGCGCGAACGAGGCCTCCGCCACCAGATCGCGCACGTGCAGGTCGTGCACCCCTCCGACGTGCCGCGCTTCCGCGAACTCGGCGTGACGGCCACGATCCAGCCCCGGTGGGCGGTCAACGACGCCGCGATGACCGAGCTGACCGTGCCGCGCCTGGGCCACCGGCGGGCCGGCTGGCAGTACCCGTTCCGCTCGCTGCGCGCGGCGGGAGCGGTGCTGGCAGCGGGCAGCGACTGGCCGGTGTCCGAGGCCGATCCGGTGCTGGGCGTGCACGTCGCGGTCAACCGCAGCGAGCCCGGCACCGACGACCCGCCGTTCCGGCCCGATCAGGCGCTCGACCTCGTCGACGCGCTCGCCGCCTACACCGCGGGCAGCGCGTGGGTCAACCACGCCGAGCGGGAGACCGGCACCGTGGAGGTCGGCAAGGCCGCCGATCTGGTGCTGCTGGACCGCGACCCGTTCGCCTTGCCGCCGAACGAGATCTGGCGGTGCGAGGTGGAGCTGACGATGGTCGACGGAGCAGTGGTGCACCAGCGGAGGTGA
- a CDS encoding Glu/Leu/Phe/Val family dehydrogenase, which translates to MMRVIWTDPVTGRNGYLVVHSLVSGLATGGTRMRAGCTLTEVEDLARGMARKTAVFDLPVGGAKGGIDCDPKDPEAKGVLRRFVQSMRPYLDAHWVTAEDLGVPQHLIDEVFADVGLHQSYHAAIRRSPDAERTLRRVRAGLNAPVPGGLLLGDVVGGYGVAQSCLGVVHARGWAPADTTVAVQGVGTMGGGAAYYLHEAGLKVVSMADAAGTLHDPDGLDVPALLDARDRFGEIDRAQVPDHVQRAPREAILGADVDVLIPAAVSYAIAPPQVPEINAKVIVEAANTPVTADAEEMLATRGIPVIPDFVANAGAVAWAWWLLLGRVDADPVLSFQVLREEMLAKIPPLLAAWDAEGLTPRAAALLLAEQRTEQNLAAEARGQGLLSIP; encoded by the coding sequence ATGATGCGGGTGATCTGGACGGATCCGGTGACCGGCCGCAACGGTTACCTGGTGGTGCACAGCCTGGTGTCCGGTCTGGCCACCGGCGGGACCCGGATGCGTGCCGGGTGCACCCTGACCGAAGTGGAAGACCTGGCGCGCGGCATGGCGCGCAAGACCGCCGTGTTCGACCTGCCGGTGGGCGGGGCGAAGGGCGGGATCGACTGCGACCCGAAGGACCCGGAGGCCAAGGGCGTCCTGCGCCGCTTCGTGCAGTCGATGCGCCCGTACCTGGACGCGCACTGGGTGACGGCGGAGGACCTCGGGGTGCCGCAGCACCTGATCGACGAGGTGTTCGCCGACGTGGGGCTGCACCAGTCCTACCACGCTGCGATCAGGCGGTCCCCGGACGCCGAGCGCACGCTGCGCCGCGTCCGAGCCGGGCTCAACGCCCCGGTACCCGGCGGGCTGCTGCTCGGTGACGTGGTCGGCGGCTACGGCGTCGCGCAGAGCTGCCTCGGTGTCGTGCACGCGAGGGGCTGGGCTCCCGCCGACACCACGGTCGCGGTGCAGGGCGTCGGCACGATGGGCGGCGGTGCGGCCTACTACCTGCACGAGGCCGGGCTGAAGGTGGTGTCGATGGCCGACGCGGCCGGAACGCTGCACGACCCCGACGGGCTGGACGTCCCGGCGCTGCTGGACGCCCGCGACCGGTTCGGCGAGATCGACCGCGCCCAGGTGCCCGACCACGTCCAGCGCGCGCCGCGCGAAGCGATCCTCGGCGCCGACGTCGACGTGCTCATCCCGGCCGCGGTGTCCTACGCGATCGCCCCGCCGCAGGTTCCGGAGATCAACGCGAAGGTGATCGTCGAGGCGGCCAACACCCCGGTGACGGCCGACGCGGAGGAAATGCTGGCCACGCGCGGCATTCCGGTCATCCCGGACTTCGTGGCCAACGCGGGCGCGGTCGCCTGGGCCTGGTGGCTGCTGCTGGGCCGGGTGGACGCCGACCCGGTGCTGTCCTTCCAGGTGCTGCGGGAGGAGATGCTGGCGAAGATCCCGCCGCTGCTGGCGGCGTGGGACGCCGAAGGGCTCACGCCGCGGGCCGCGGCACTGCTGCTCGCCGAGCAGCGGACCGAGCAGAACCTCGCCGCGGAAGCCCGCGGGCAGGGACTGCTGAGCATTCCCTGA
- a CDS encoding cold-shock protein, producing MATGTVKWFNAEKGYGFITPDGGGADVFAHYSAIEASGFRTLEENQRVEFDIAQGPKGPQAAGIRTI from the coding sequence ATGGCTACCGGTACCGTCAAGTGGTTCAACGCGGAGAAGGGCTACGGGTTCATCACCCCGGACGGCGGCGGCGCCGACGTCTTCGCCCACTACTCCGCGATCGAAGCCTCCGGTTTCCGCACGCTGGAGGAGAACCAGCGCGTGGAGTTCGACATCGCACAGGGCCCGAAGGGTCCGCAGGCCGCGGGAATCCGCACCATCTGA
- a CDS encoding NAD-dependent epimerase/dehydratase family protein, which yields MVGRTLLPLLRERGHHVTALVRRVDRLNGSTSFDDIAVADLLDPDGVRRELCRAAPDVVVDQTSGIGRADLTDGRHRAAPSHERASKNLLDAAVAAGAKRIIGQSTTAAYRPHGHDVLDEESPLWTDAPGCWGEAVRAQVAMEEAVLTCSGIEGVALRYGNLYGPGTQYAPGGAVHSRVCGSELPVVSEGVGLTSFTHVEDAAGAVLELLASGDPGAYNVVDNEPAEATEWLPAYARMAGGPAPVSLTLEQARAQLDWLTVHQLTEQRGATNFRLRETLGWRPKWPSWREGFADLFGHWPG from the coding sequence GTGGTCGGAAGGACGCTCCTCCCGCTGCTGCGGGAGCGAGGTCATCACGTGACCGCGCTCGTCCGGCGCGTTGACCGGCTGAACGGCTCGACATCGTTCGACGATATCGCCGTAGCCGACCTGCTGGATCCCGACGGGGTGCGGCGCGAGTTGTGCCGCGCCGCACCGGATGTCGTGGTCGACCAGACCTCCGGGATCGGCCGGGCCGATCTCACCGACGGGCGGCACCGCGCCGCGCCTTCCCACGAGCGGGCCTCGAAGAACCTGCTCGACGCCGCGGTGGCGGCCGGTGCGAAGCGCATCATCGGGCAGAGCACGACCGCTGCCTACCGCCCGCACGGCCACGACGTGCTGGACGAGGAATCACCACTGTGGACGGACGCGCCGGGCTGCTGGGGCGAGGCGGTCCGGGCCCAGGTGGCGATGGAGGAAGCGGTCCTGACCTGTTCGGGCATCGAGGGCGTGGCGCTGCGCTACGGCAACCTCTACGGCCCGGGCACGCAGTACGCGCCGGGCGGCGCGGTCCACTCGCGGGTGTGCGGCAGCGAGCTGCCGGTGGTCTCCGAGGGAGTGGGGCTGACCTCGTTCACGCACGTCGAGGATGCGGCCGGGGCGGTGCTCGAACTGCTGGCGAGCGGCGATCCCGGCGCCTACAACGTGGTGGACAACGAACCGGCGGAGGCCACCGAGTGGCTGCCCGCCTACGCGCGGATGGCGGGCGGCCCGGCGCCGGTGTCGCTGACCCTGGAGCAGGCCAGGGCCCAGCTGGACTGGCTGACGGTCCACCAGCTCACCGAGCAGCGCGGCGCGACGAACTTCCGCCTCCGCGAAACCCTGGGCTGGCGCCCGAAGTGGCCCAGCTGGCGAGAGGGCTTCGCCGACCTCTTCGGCCACTGGCCGGGCTGA